Proteins from a single region of Punica granatum isolate Tunisia-2019 chromosome 8, ASM765513v2, whole genome shotgun sequence:
- the LOC116188415 gene encoding kinesin-like protein NACK2 produces the protein MSGAAATPLTKIRRAFSSTPGGQKACEEKIRVTVRIRPLSRREQALYDLIAWESVDFNTIIYKNPNQERSAATYVFDRVFDTSCSTQRVYEEGAKDVALSALKGINSTIFAYGQTSSGKTYTMRGITENAVKDIYKHIEENPDKQFVLKMSALEIYNENVHDLLNLESGSLRLLDDPEKGTIVDKLIEEIVKDSQHLQQLISICEAQRQVGETALNDKSSRSHQIIRLTIQSSLRENSGRMKSFIASLNLVDLAGSERASQTNAGGIRLKEGSHINRSLLTLMNVIRKLSVEKRSAHIPYRDSKLTRILQHSLGGNARTAIICTVSPALSHVEQTKNTLSFATSAREVTNRAQVNMVEPEKRLVKHLQKEVARLEAELQCPDVSSTSDLRDLLREKDVKIEEMEKEMKELKRQRDLAQSQLESERKARKELKGLDQEGPSDHVVRRLAFEGEPALSVRSTPANSRLRSTAARKAILRQSITSTDPSLLVSEIRKLDERQRQIEEEATRVLEILHKEVASHRIGSQEAAENIAKLLSEIKDMKVAGSFQEVVTADKANLQEEIIRLNSHENGIMSLERKLENVQESIDKLVSAFQMTAEESSESRSLKKKKGFPISLSNSPNMHNIIRAPCSPLSSSRRAMEHQTENMDPNNNMFVSYKESPSRSHGTATPKQSRSINVKKMERMFRNAAEENIRSIKAYVTELKERVAKLQYQKQLLVCQVLELEKNESALDEADMTDQSPMPWPLLFEDQRKQIIMLWHLCHVPLIHRTQFYLLFQGDPSDQIYMEVELRRLTWLEQHFAELGNASPALLGDDPAGSVSSCIRALKQEREYLAKRVSSKLTAEERERLYEKWEIPPVGKQRRLQLVNKLWTDPLNMENVQESAEVVAKLVGFCESGEQVSKEMFQLNFVSPNDKKPWTGWNLISNLLHL, from the exons ATGTCGGGGGCCGCAGCTACCCCTTTGACGAAGATACGGAGGGCCTTTTCATCTACACCAGGGGGGCAAaaggcttgtgaggagaagaTTCGGGTCACAGTCAGAATAAGGCCCTTGAGCAGGAGGGAACAAGCATTGTACGACCTCATTGCCTGGGAAAGCGTGGATTTCAACACCATCATCTACAAGAACCCAAATCAAGAACGGAGTGCTGCGACATATGTCTTTG ATCGAGTTTTTGACACTTCATGCTCAACTCAAAGGGTTTATGAAGAAGGGGCAAAGGATGTTGCTCTCTCTGCTCTGAAAGgaattaatt CAACAATATTTGCGTATGGGCAAACAAGCAGCGGAAAAACCTACACCATGCGAGGCATCACAGAGAACGCTGTGAAGGACATCTATAAACATATTGAGGAG AACCCAGACAAGcagtttgttttgaaaatgtCGGCATTAGAGATATACAATGAGAATGTCCACGACCTTCTGAATCTCGAGTCTGGTTCCTTGCGGCTTTTGGATGATCCTGAG AAAGGTACAATAGTCGATAAACTAATTGAAGAAATTGTCAAGGACAGTCAACATTTGCAGCAGCTAATCAGTATTTGTGAAG CTCAAAGACAAGTGGGAGAAACTGCTTTAAATGACAAAAGTTCGAGATCACATCAGATAATTAGGCTG ACCATTCAAAGTAGTCTCCGGGAAAATTCTGGGCGCATGAAGTCTTTCATCGCCAGTTTG aatCTCGTTGACCTTGCTGGAAGTGAGCGTGCCAGCCAAACGAATGCAGGCGGAATAAGATTGAAGGAAGGCAGTCATATCAACCGCAGTTTGCTGACCCTTATGAATGTGATAAGAAAGCTCAg TGTGGAGAAGAGGAGTGCACACATCCCATATAGAGATTCGAAGCTCACACGCATATTGCAGCATTCACTAGGTGGAAATGCTCGGACGGCTATCATATGTACCGTCAGTCCAGCTCTAAGTCACGTTGAGCAGACAAAGAACACGCTCTCGTTTGCAACTAGCGCCAGGGAGGTTACAAACAGAGCTCAAGTAAACATG GTTGAACCCGAGAAGAGACTAGTGAAGCACTTACAAAAGGAAGTGGCCAGACTGGAAGCAGAGCTCCAATGCCCAGATGTTTCCTCCACTTCAGATCTCAGGGATCTACTAAGAGAGAAGGACGTGAAAATTGAGGAG ATGGAGAAGGAGATGAAAGAGCTAAAGCGACAGAGGGACCTCGCACAGTCCCAACTGGAATCAGAAAGAAAAGCACGCAAGGAACTGAAG GGCCTAGACCAGGAGGGGCCCTCAGATCATGTCGTAAGGCGTCTTGCCTTTGAGGGGGAACCTGCTTTGTCTGTTAGATCTACTCCTGCGAATAGTAGACTGCGAAGCACAGCAGCAAGGAAGGCAATACTGAGGCAATCAATCACTTCCACTGACCCTTCCTTGCTTGTGTCTGAAATAAGGAAGCTTGACGAGCGTCAGAGGCAGATCGAAGAAGAGGCCACCCGAGTTCTCGAGATTCTTCACAAGGAGGTCGCCTCCCACAGAATAGGCAGTCAAGAGGCTGCAGAAAATATAGCCAAGCTGCTATCAGAGATAAAGGACATGAAAGTTGCTGGTTCCTTCCAAGAAGTCGTCACTGCCGACAAGGCGAATTTACAGGAAGAGATCATTCGGCTCAATTCTCATGAGAATGGTATCATGTCATTGGAGCGGAAGCTGGAGAATGTTCAGGAATCAATAGACAAGCTCGTCTCGGCTTTCCAGATGACTGCAGAGGAATCCTCGGAGAGCAGGAGtctaaaaaagaagaagggatTTCCAATTAGCTTGAGCAACAGCccaaacatgcataacatTATCCGAGCACCATGTTCACCTTTGTCTTCTTCCAGAAGGGCAATGGAACATCAGACAGAGAACATGGACCCCAATAATAACATGTTCGTTTCTTACAAAGAGAGTCCATCGAGGAGTCACGGAACTGCAACCCCAAAGCAGTCAAGATCAATTAATGTGAAGAAGATGGAAAGGATGTTCAGGAATGCGGCCGAGGAGAACATTCGTAGCATCAAAGCTTATGTAACTGAGCTGAAGGAGCGCGTCGCAAAGCTACAATACCAGAAGCAGCTTTTGGTTTGTCAG GTTCTGGAGTTGGAGAAAAATGAGTCGGCACTTGACGAGGCAGACATGACTGACCAGTCCCCCATGCCATGGCCATTGCTATTCGAGGATCAGAGGAAACAAATTATCATGTTATGGCATTTATGCCATGTCCCTCTCATTCATCGGACACAGTTTTACCTGTTGTTCCAAGGGGATCCCTCTGATCAAATATACATGGAGGTCGAGCTCCGCAGACTCACTTGGTTGGAGCAACACTTCGCGGAGTTGGGGAATGCGAGCCCAGCGCTCTTGGGAGATGACCCTGCTGGGTCTGTTTCATCATG CATAAGGGCACTTAAACAGGAGAGGGAGTACCTTGCCAAGAGGGTAAGTTCAAAGCTAACAGCcgaggagagggagaggctGTATGAGAAATGGGAGATTCCACCAGTTGGAAAGCAGAGGCGGCTGCAGCTGGTGAACAAGCTGTGGACGGACCCGCTCAACATGGAAAACGTGCAAGAGAGCGCCGAGGTCGTGGCAAAGCTGGTTGGCTTCTGTGAGTCGGGTGAGCAAGTCAGCAAGGAGATGTTCCAGCTCAACTTTGTGTCCCCAAACGACAAGAAGCCGTGGACAGGCTGGAACTTGATATCGAACCTCTTGCATCTGTAA
- the LOC116188418 gene encoding eukaryotic translation initiation factor 3 subunit K produces the protein MGKELQKQQQSYTVEQLVAFNPYNPDILPDLENYVNEQVSSQTYSLDANLCLLRHYQFEPERMSTQIVSRILIKALMAMPAPDFSLCLFLIPERVQMEEPFKTLIVLSNYLETGRFCQFWDEAAKSRHLLEAVPGFEQAIQAYAVHVLSLTYQKVPRAVLAEAINIEGPSLDKFIEHQVANSGWAIGKGQLIVISQNLFNHPELKKNGAEIVPLEHITRIFPILS, from the exons ATGGGGAAAGAGCTTCAGAAGCAGCAGCAGTCCTACACTGTCGAGCAGCTCGTCGCCTTCAATCCTTACAACCCCGACATCCTccccgatctcgaaaactacGTCAACGAGCAG GTTTCATCTCAAACCTACAGCCTCGATGCAAATCTTTGCCTTCTCCGCCATTACCAG TTTGAGCCGGAGAGAATGAGTACCCAAATTGTTTCTCGCATCCTAATTAAG GCTCTCATGGCGATGCCAGCTCCAGATTTCAGCCTTTGCCTCTTTTTGATTCCAGAGAGAGTG CAAATGGAAGAACCATTCAAGACACTGATTGTTCTCTCCAACTATTTGGAG ACAGGAAGATTCTGTCAATTCTGGGATGAGGCTGCCAAGAGCCGTCACTTGCTCGAAGCCGTTCCAG GTTTTGAGCAAGCAATCCAAGCTTATGCTGTTCACGTACTTTCTCTGACTTACCAAAAGGTTCCGAGAGCTGTTCTTGCCGAG GCAATCAACATCGAAGGTCCATCACTGGACAAGTTCATTGAGCACCAGGTCGCGAACTCTGGTTGGGCTATTGGCAAGGGACAGCTCATTGTGATATCTCAGAACTTATTCAATCATCCTGAGCTGAAGAAGAATGGCGCTGAGATTGTTCCGTTGGAGCACATCACCCGGATCTTCCCCATTCTCAGCTAa